From Selenomonas sp. AB3002, one genomic window encodes:
- a CDS encoding DpnI domain-containing protein, producing the protein MDIRMDADLGAAYHSPQQQARVITEAWAAENMYCVMCGAPRLEHLQNNKPVADLCCPHCRNTFELKSHNGRFGSVIADGAYETMMGRLRDDNNPHLFVMEYTRPEYMVENLWIIPSYFFTSEIIIKRKPLPPTARRAGWTGCNIAWKNIPAQGKISVISQREILDPKAVCEKVSATTALATSRIQARGWLMDVLYCLEQIGREHFTLQDVYAFTDYLQERHRENHNVQPKIRQQLQYLRDKGFVEFLGRGEYRLKQ; encoded by the coding sequence ATGGACATACGCATGGACGCTGACCTGGGGGCAGCTTACCACAGTCCACAACAGCAAGCCAGAGTCATTACGGAAGCCTGGGCCGCTGAAAACATGTACTGTGTCATGTGTGGAGCGCCCCGCCTTGAGCATCTGCAAAACAACAAGCCCGTGGCAGACCTCTGCTGCCCCCATTGCCGGAACACCTTCGAACTGAAAAGCCATAATGGGCGCTTCGGCTCGGTAATTGCAGACGGAGCCTATGAAACCATGATGGGAAGGCTCAGGGATGACAATAACCCGCACCTGTTCGTCATGGAATACACGCGCCCTGAATACATGGTAGAAAACCTCTGGATAATCCCCAGCTACTTCTTCACCTCGGAAATCATCATCAAGAGGAAGCCCCTGCCGCCTACAGCCCGCCGGGCGGGGTGGACAGGGTGCAATATCGCCTGGAAGAATATTCCCGCTCAAGGAAAAATCTCTGTCATCAGTCAAAGAGAAATCCTTGACCCTAAAGCCGTTTGTGAAAAAGTCTCCGCCACCACAGCCCTTGCCACCAGCAGAATACAGGCTAGGGGCTGGCTCATGGACGTACTCTACTGCTTAGAGCAAATAGGCAGGGAACACTTCACCCTGCAGGACGTGTATGCCTTCACCGATTATCTGCAAGAGCGCCACAGGGAAAATCACAATGTTCAGCCAAAAATCCGCCAGCAACTACAATATCTGCGTGACAAGGGCTTTGTAGAATTCTTGGGCCGAGGCGAGTATAGATTAAAACAATAA
- a CDS encoding Rpn family recombination-promoting nuclease/putative transposase, whose amino-acid sequence MAAFRINRTNDAVFKAIFAKYPKITLALINAFLEFQGTEQLVDIEFIDREIDSDEYEGKESRLDILGRTASGTKVNIEMQVNALAAMGERSLFYWARNYADLKRGEEYDQLKRTIAINILGFNLFNEKQYTDMHSCFGIYDIKTQCQLTDKLEIHFLELPKFKSKSVKDMNRMEKWAAYFSPATSDEELEEIAAGEEAIKEAMEVEDMFTKDEVARRSYEKAEKFRRDQAAQLSYAEKRGEERGEKKGIRGTVVALKSLNLDKKTIALKLAEVFGLDDKTANKYVEANW is encoded by the coding sequence ATGGCGGCTTTTCGCATCAACCGCACCAATGATGCGGTTTTCAAAGCAATCTTCGCAAAGTATCCTAAGATTACTCTTGCACTTATCAATGCTTTCCTTGAGTTTCAGGGCACTGAGCAACTGGTGGACATTGAGTTCATCGACCGGGAGATTGACTCTGATGAGTATGAGGGCAAGGAGTCGCGCCTTGACATACTGGGGCGTACGGCTTCCGGCACTAAGGTCAATATCGAAATGCAGGTCAATGCTCTGGCTGCCATGGGGGAGCGTTCCCTGTTCTACTGGGCGCGAAACTATGCCGATTTGAAGCGCGGCGAGGAATACGACCAGCTAAAGCGTACCATTGCCATCAACATTCTGGGCTTCAACCTGTTCAATGAAAAGCAGTACACCGATATGCACAGTTGTTTTGGCATCTACGATATCAAGACCCAGTGCCAGCTGACGGACAAGCTGGAAATACACTTCCTTGAACTGCCGAAGTTCAAGAGCAAGAGCGTAAAGGACATGAACCGCATGGAAAAATGGGCGGCATATTTTTCTCCTGCTACCTCTGATGAGGAACTGGAGGAAATAGCCGCCGGTGAAGAGGCCATAAAAGAGGCAATGGAGGTGGAAGACATGTTCACCAAAGACGAAGTGGCCAGAAGGTCTTATGAGAAGGCAGAGAAATTCCGTCGCGACCAGGCAGCACAATTGAGTTATGCCGAAAAAAGGGGCGAAGAACGAGGCGAAAAGAAAGGCATCAGGGGCACGGTAGTTGCACTGAAAAGCCTTAACCTGGACAAGAAAACCATTGCCCTCAAGTTGGCAGAAGTTTTCGGACTCGATGACAAAACGGCAAATAAGTATGTGGAAGCAAATTGGTAA
- a CDS encoding F0F1 ATP synthase subunit epsilon gives MALATTRLEIVSPDKVVYSEDVRMVIVRSTGGELGILPKHAPLVTGLEPHALRVKFEDGRDEQLIACAGGFMEVTPEKVTVLATAAEAPVDIDVNRAQRAFDRARERLEKFKTGTPEVKQSIDEKRAELALMRAMARLKASGTEYSL, from the coding sequence ATGGCGTTAGCTACAACCAGGCTGGAGATAGTTTCCCCTGACAAGGTGGTCTATTCAGAGGACGTCCGCATGGTCATCGTCCGTTCCACTGGCGGCGAGCTGGGCATCCTGCCCAAGCACGCCCCCCTGGTCACCGGCCTTGAGCCCCACGCCCTGAGGGTGAAGTTCGAGGACGGCAGGGACGAGCAGCTCATAGCCTGCGCCGGCGGCTTCATGGAGGTAACTCCTGAAAAAGTCACGGTACTGGCAACGGCGGCAGAAGCCCCCGTGGACATTGACGTAAACCGCGCCCAGCGGGCTTTCGACCGCGCCAGGGAGCGTCTGGAAAAATTCAAGACCGGCACTCCCGAGGTCAAGCAAAGCATTGACGAAAAGCGCGCCGAACTGGCTCTCATGAGAGCCATGGCCAGACTCAAGGCCAGCGGAACTGAATATAGCCTTTAA
- the atpD gene encoding F0F1 ATP synthase subunit beta has translation MAKGKVVQVIGPVVDIEFPAGELPEILNAITIKGKADKVDIDLVVEVMQHLGDSVTRCIAMSSTDGLQRGMDAEDTGAPIKVPVGNECLGRVFNVLGQTVDHNPKPVGNKEFWPIHRPAPKFDEQETATSILETGIKVVDLIAPYSKGGKIGLFGGAGVGKTVLIMELIHNIATEHGGYSVFAGVGERTREGNDLWNEMTESGVIDKTALIYGQMNEPPGARMRVGLTGLTMAEYFRDVQHQDVLLFIDNIFRFIQAGSEVSALLGRMPSAVGYQPTLSTDIGALQERITSTKEGSITSVQAVYVPADDLTDPAPAGTFTHLDATTVLSRQIAELGIYPAVDPLDSTSRILDPHVIGEEHYEVARGVQAVLQKYKDLQDIIAILGMEELSDDDKLTVSRARKIQRFLSQPFAVAEVFTGTPGKYVPLKETIRGFKEILEGKHDELPEAAFYMVGGIDEVIEKAKKLKAEEA, from the coding sequence TTGGCAAAAGGTAAAGTCGTACAGGTCATCGGACCTGTCGTAGATATCGAGTTCCCGGCAGGCGAGCTGCCGGAGATACTCAATGCAATCACCATCAAGGGCAAAGCCGACAAGGTGGATATCGACCTGGTGGTAGAGGTCATGCAGCATCTGGGTGACAGCGTCACCCGCTGCATCGCCATGAGCTCCACCGATGGTCTCCAGCGTGGCATGGACGCTGAGGATACCGGCGCTCCCATCAAGGTGCCCGTGGGCAACGAGTGCCTGGGCCGCGTGTTCAACGTGCTGGGACAGACCGTTGACCACAACCCGAAACCAGTTGGCAACAAGGAGTTCTGGCCCATCCATCGCCCGGCTCCGAAGTTCGACGAGCAGGAGACTGCCACCAGCATCCTGGAGACAGGCATCAAGGTGGTTGACCTGATTGCTCCCTATTCCAAGGGCGGCAAGATCGGCCTCTTCGGCGGCGCAGGCGTGGGCAAGACCGTGCTTATCATGGAGCTGATCCACAACATCGCCACCGAGCACGGCGGCTACTCCGTCTTCGCAGGCGTGGGCGAGCGTACCCGTGAAGGCAATGACCTTTGGAACGAAATGACCGAGTCCGGGGTTATCGACAAGACGGCCCTCATCTACGGCCAGATGAATGAGCCCCCCGGAGCACGTATGCGCGTGGGCCTCACGGGCCTCACCATGGCAGAGTACTTCCGCGATGTGCAGCATCAGGATGTGCTGCTCTTCATCGACAACATCTTCCGTTTCATCCAGGCAGGTTCCGAGGTGTCCGCATTGCTGGGCCGCATGCCTTCCGCAGTTGGTTATCAGCCCACCCTGTCCACGGATATCGGTGCCCTTCAGGAGCGCATCACCTCCACCAAGGAAGGCTCCATCACTTCCGTGCAGGCAGTATATGTGCCGGCAGACGACCTGACTGACCCGGCACCGGCAGGCACCTTCACCCATTTGGATGCCACCACGGTGCTTTCCCGCCAGATTGCAGAGCTGGGCATCTATCCGGCAGTGGACCCCCTGGATTCCACTTCCCGTATCCTTGACCCCCATGTCATCGGCGAGGAACATTACGAAGTGGCCCGCGGTGTGCAGGCTGTGCTGCAGAAGTACAAGGACCTGCAGGATATCATCGCCATCCTGGGTATGGAAGAGCTTTCCGACGATGATAAGCTCACCGTGTCCCGCGCCCGCAAGATCCAGCGTTTCCTCTCCCAGCCCTTCGCTGTGGCAGAGGTCTTCACCGGCACCCCAGGCAAGTACGTGCCCCTGAAGGAGACTATCCGCGGCTTCAAGGAAATCCTTGAGGGCAAGCATGACGAGCTGCCCGAGGCTGCTTTCTACATGGTAGGCGGCATTGACGAGGTCATTGAGAAGGCCAAGAAGCTGAAAGCGGAGGAGGCCTGA
- the atpG gene encoding ATP synthase F1 subunit gamma, whose amino-acid sequence MPSLQDIKRRTKSVKSIQQITNAMDMVATSRMRHAKEAAQANRPYAEKVSEVVKEIAVTVGGEFSHPLLETHEEGHRLVLVMAADKGLAGAYSSNACKEALQSIEDKATTEVVTVGRKPRDFFKHRNYNVAETFTGFSEKPHFEHAQKIARHIIERFESGEISDVQMVYTRFVSAISCVPETVQLLPFVAPEGEAGEAKGPGTEYIYEPSAEAVLGHMLPQYLYTTVYAALLQAAASELSSRMNAMSNATDNAAELISKLELHYNKVRQAGITTELNEIVSGAEALK is encoded by the coding sequence ATGCCTAGCTTACAAGACATCAAGCGCCGTACCAAGAGCGTCAAGAGCATCCAGCAGATCACCAACGCCATGGACATGGTGGCTACGTCCCGTATGCGCCATGCCAAGGAGGCAGCCCAGGCCAACCGTCCCTATGCGGAAAAGGTGTCTGAGGTGGTGAAGGAGATTGCCGTGACCGTGGGTGGCGAGTTCTCCCATCCTCTGCTTGAAACCCATGAGGAGGGACACCGCCTGGTGCTGGTGATGGCAGCTGACAAGGGCCTGGCTGGAGCATATTCCAGCAATGCCTGCAAGGAAGCTCTCCAGTCCATCGAGGATAAGGCGACCACCGAAGTAGTCACTGTGGGCCGCAAGCCCCGGGATTTCTTCAAGCACAGAAATTATAACGTGGCCGAGACCTTCACGGGCTTTTCTGAGAAGCCTCATTTTGAGCATGCCCAGAAGATTGCCCGCCACATCATAGAGAGATTCGAAAGCGGAGAAATCTCTGATGTGCAGATGGTCTACACCCGCTTCGTATCGGCTATTTCCTGCGTGCCCGAGACAGTGCAGCTGCTGCCTTTCGTGGCACCGGAGGGGGAAGCCGGTGAGGCGAAGGGCCCCGGCACCGAGTACATCTATGAGCCTTCGGCGGAGGCGGTGCTTGGGCACATGCTGCCCCAGTACCTCTACACTACTGTCTATGCAGCCCTGCTGCAGGCGGCAGCCAGTGAGTTGTCCTCCCGCATGAATGCAATGAGCAACGCTACCGACAATGCGGCAGAGCTTATCTCCAAGCTGGAGCTGCATTACAACAAGGTACGTCAGGCAGGCATCACCACGGAGCTCAACGAGATCGTCAGCGGCGCAGAAGCCCTGAAGTAA
- the atpA gene encoding F0F1 ATP synthase subunit alpha: protein MKMNPEEITAIIKDQIKNYNVDLNVDDVGTVIEIGDGIAHIHGLDKAMAGELLDFGNDIYGLVLNLEQDNVGAVILGGDVEIKEGDTVKRTGRIMQVPVGKAMIGRVVDALGRPIDGKGPIKTTESRPVEFKAPGIADRKSVHEPLQTGLKAIDALVPIGRGQRELIIGDRGTGKTAIATDTIINQKGQNCICVYVAIGQKASTVARVVKTLEDHGAMEYSIVVAATASDSAPLQYLAPYAGVAMAEYFMYTKDENGHGGHCLCVYDDLTKHAAAYRAMSLLLRRPPGREAYPGDVFYLHSRLLERAAKLSDELGAGSITALPIIETLAGDVSAYIPTNVISITDGQIMLETDAFYSGIRPAISVGLSVSRVGGSAQIKAMKQVAGTMRLDLAQYRELAAFAQFASDLDKATKAQLDRGVRMVETLKQAQYSPLSVEDQVLTIFTAVRGFLTDIPVDKVVKFQDDFIKFMHTSHPDTGKKIAEQKKLDDALEKEISQAIEEFKETVDYKMA, encoded by the coding sequence ATGAAAATGAATCCGGAAGAAATAACCGCGATCATCAAAGACCAGATCAAGAACTACAATGTAGATCTGAATGTGGATGATGTTGGCACGGTTATCGAAATCGGCGACGGCATCGCCCATATCCATGGCCTGGACAAGGCTATGGCAGGCGAGCTCCTCGATTTCGGCAATGATATATATGGTTTGGTCCTGAACCTTGAGCAGGACAACGTCGGTGCCGTTATCCTGGGCGGCGACGTGGAAATCAAGGAAGGCGACACCGTCAAGCGTACGGGCAGGATCATGCAGGTGCCCGTGGGCAAGGCCATGATTGGCCGCGTGGTGGATGCCCTGGGCCGTCCCATCGACGGCAAGGGCCCCATCAAGACTACGGAGTCCCGCCCTGTAGAGTTCAAGGCACCGGGCATTGCAGACCGCAAGTCCGTCCATGAGCCTCTCCAGACCGGCCTCAAGGCTATCGATGCCCTGGTGCCCATCGGGCGCGGCCAGCGCGAGCTCATCATCGGCGACCGCGGTACCGGCAAGACGGCTATCGCCACCGATACCATCATCAACCAGAAGGGCCAGAACTGCATCTGCGTCTACGTGGCTATCGGCCAGAAGGCCTCCACTGTAGCTCGTGTGGTGAAGACCCTGGAAGACCACGGCGCTATGGAGTATTCCATCGTGGTGGCAGCTACCGCTTCTGACAGCGCACCGCTGCAGTATCTGGCACCTTATGCCGGCGTAGCCATGGCTGAGTACTTCATGTACACCAAGGATGAGAATGGCCACGGCGGCCACTGCCTCTGCGTGTACGATGACCTTACCAAGCACGCTGCAGCTTACCGTGCCATGTCCCTGCTGCTTCGCCGTCCCCCCGGACGTGAGGCATATCCGGGCGATGTCTTCTACCTCCACTCCCGCCTCCTGGAGCGCGCAGCCAAGCTCTCCGACGAGCTGGGTGCAGGTTCCATCACGGCGCTGCCCATCATCGAGACTCTGGCAGGCGACGTTTCGGCCTACATTCCTACCAACGTCATCTCCATCACCGACGGCCAGATCATGCTGGAGACGGATGCTTTCTATTCCGGTATCCGCCCGGCTATCAGCGTGGGCCTTTCCGTCTCCCGCGTAGGCGGTTCCGCCCAGATCAAGGCCATGAAGCAGGTGGCTGGTACCATGCGTCTGGACCTGGCCCAGTACCGCGAGCTGGCAGCTTTCGCCCAGTTCGCCTCCGACCTGGACAAGGCTACCAAGGCACAGCTGGACCGCGGCGTGCGCATGGTTGAGACCTTGAAGCAGGCCCAGTATTCACCTCTTTCCGTTGAGGATCAGGTGCTGACCATCTTCACCGCTGTCCGCGGCTTCCTGACGGATATCCCCGTGGACAAGGTCGTGAAGTTCCAGGATGACTTCATCAAGTTCATGCACACTTCCCATCCCGACACCGGCAAGAAGATTGCAGAGCAGAAGAAACTGGATGATGCTCTTGAGAAGGAAATCTCCCAGGCTATCGAGGAGTTCAAGGAAACCGTGGACTACAAGATGGCGTAA
- a CDS encoding F0F1 ATP synthase subunit delta, with product MLNLQLARKYSKAMFELAQEEGKLIPYGEELASVRKDLDSAPQLKSYLANPQIQREDKKELLRKLFDGELSKTVLNFLYLLVDKRRIELFEAIEDIYRSLSNEARGIVVADVTSAQELTSSQQEKIQKKLASVTGKEITLRTHKDESLIGGVVVRIGDKRIDGSVKGRLQEMTAQLLGS from the coding sequence ATGCTGAATTTACAGTTAGCGCGCAAGTACTCCAAGGCTATGTTCGAGCTGGCGCAGGAAGAGGGAAAGCTCATCCCCTACGGTGAGGAGCTTGCCTCTGTGCGAAAGGACCTGGACAGCGCTCCGCAGCTGAAAAGCTATCTTGCCAATCCCCAGATTCAGAGGGAGGACAAGAAGGAACTGCTGCGGAAGCTTTTTGACGGGGAACTTTCCAAGACTGTACTTAATTTCCTCTACCTTTTGGTGGACAAGCGTCGCATAGAGCTCTTCGAGGCTATCGAGGATATCTACCGCAGCCTGTCCAATGAGGCCCGGGGCATTGTGGTGGCTGATGTTACCAGCGCCCAGGAGCTGACCTCCTCACAGCAGGAGAAGATCCAGAAGAAGTTGGCTTCCGTCACGGGCAAGGAGATCACTCTCCGCACCCACAAGGACGAGAGCCTGATCGGCGGCGTGGTGGTGCGCATTGGCGACAAGCGCATTGACGGCTCCGTGAAGGGACGCCTGCAGGAAATGACAGCACAGCTCCTAGGAAGCTGA
- the atpF gene encoding F0F1 ATP synthase subunit B, producing MIDLNMTLVAQILNFLILVALLHWLAYKPVVSMLKARENRIADSIQRADDDAAAAEAVLADYKAKLAEASARAQEIQARAEERAEEYRAARKADTEREIEQMKKAAKAEIERDRERAVEELRTQMVALSMAAAGKIISKNLDAAENEQLIGDFVAKLDKNKIGDLSC from the coding sequence TTGATAGATCTGAACATGACGCTGGTTGCGCAGATCCTGAACTTCCTGATCCTGGTGGCCCTGCTCCACTGGCTGGCTTACAAGCCGGTCGTGAGCATGCTGAAGGCCCGTGAGAACCGCATTGCCGACAGCATTCAGCGTGCTGATGACGATGCGGCAGCTGCTGAGGCTGTGCTGGCTGACTACAAGGCAAAGCTTGCAGAAGCCAGCGCTCGTGCCCAGGAGATACAGGCGAGAGCCGAGGAACGTGCGGAAGAGTACCGTGCAGCCCGCAAAGCCGATACGGAGCGGGAGATTGAGCAGATGAAGAAGGCCGCCAAGGCTGAGATCGAGCGCGACAGGGAGCGTGCAGTGGAAGAGCTGCGCACCCAGATGGTGGCTCTGTCCATGGCTGCTGCTGGCAAAATCATCTCCAAGAACCTGGACGCTGCCGAGAACGAGCAGCTTATCGGCGATTTTGTGGCAAAGCTCGATAAAAATAAGATTGGTGATTTGTCATGCTGA
- the atpE gene encoding F0F1 ATP synthase subunit C, which translates to MENAIMVAAALVGAGITMGLAAIGAGVGDGLVTSRFIEGLSRQPEAGSKLFTNTLISVGLIESMAIIATVVALIMLYANPLIK; encoded by the coding sequence ATGGAAAACGCAATTATGGTAGCCGCTGCTCTGGTTGGCGCAGGTATTACGATGGGTCTTGCCGCTATTGGCGCTGGCGTAGGTGATGGTCTTGTCACCAGCCGTTTCATCGAGGGTCTTTCCCGTCAGCCTGAGGCAGGCAGCAAGCTCTTCACCAATACCCTGATCTCCGTCGGCCTCATCGAGTCCATGGCCATCATCGCAACGGTCGTGGCTCTGATCATGCTCTATGCTAACCCGCTGATCAAATAA
- the atpB gene encoding F0F1 ATP synthase subunit A: protein MHEIGVREVVQWAGMTFNWETLCMTWLTMAIVLIIAFLAVRNLSLVPSGWQNVIEMVVEGLQAQMKGTMGKGGMFLAPFIISLFMFLLVSNWLGLIPGMASPTNDLNTTLGLALLVIVMVHVLGVARKGGHYIGHFFKPTPVFVIINAIEEIAKPITLSFRLFGNILAGEILIIILLKLMPIWMPVPSVIWLAFSIFIGAVQAFIFTMLSMAYFANAVKEDEE from the coding sequence ATGCATGAAATCGGTGTTCGCGAAGTTGTGCAATGGGCTGGTATGACCTTTAACTGGGAAACCCTCTGCATGACTTGGCTCACCATGGCGATCGTCCTCATCATTGCCTTCCTGGCTGTTCGGAACCTTTCTTTGGTACCCAGCGGCTGGCAGAATGTGATAGAGATGGTCGTTGAAGGTCTGCAGGCGCAGATGAAAGGCACCATGGGCAAGGGCGGCATGTTTTTGGCTCCCTTCATCATCTCGCTTTTCATGTTCCTGCTGGTGTCAAACTGGCTGGGACTCATCCCTGGGATGGCGTCTCCTACCAATGACCTGAACACCACTTTGGGCCTGGCCCTGCTGGTCATCGTGATGGTGCACGTGCTGGGTGTGGCAAGGAAGGGCGGCCATTATATCGGCCATTTCTTCAAGCCAACGCCGGTCTTTGTCATCATCAACGCCATTGAAGAGATTGCGAAGCCAATCACATTGTCCTTCCGTCTCTTCGGCAACATCCTGGCAGGTGAGATCCTCATCATCATCCTGCTGAAACTCATGCCGATCTGGATGCCGGTGCCGTCAGTTATCTGGTTGGCTTTCAGTATCTTCATCGGTGCCGTGCAGGCGTTCATCTTTACGATGCTGTCCATGGCGTATTTCGCCAACGCAGTCAAAGAGGATGAAGAGTAA
- a CDS encoding AtpZ/AtpI family protein: MSEEPGKNEGLRQAVRAFALLSGVGIYFVVFVGICLWLGNLADENLGLGYAGKLVGIIIGFPGAIYTLYRQIKENGVV; the protein is encoded by the coding sequence ATGAGCGAAGAACCCGGAAAGAATGAGGGCCTCAGGCAGGCTGTCAGAGCCTTTGCCCTGCTGTCCGGTGTAGGCATTTATTTTGTCGTGTTTGTGGGCATCTGCCTCTGGCTGGGCAATCTGGCTGACGAAAATCTTGGATTGGGGTACGCAGGGAAGCTGGTGGGAATCATCATAGGCTTTCCGGGGGCTATTTATACCCTTTACCGGCAAATCAAGGAAAACGGCGTGGTTTGA
- the wecB gene encoding UDP-N-acetylglucosamine 2-epimerase (non-hydrolyzing) has translation MANKKIKVMTVFGTRPEAIKMAPIVLELQKHPEEITPVVAVTAQHRDMLDQVLNLFEIKPDHDLDIMSAGQTLFDITSKAMMGLDKVLQEEKPDIVLVHGDTTTTFAGALAAYYHQIPVGHVEAGLRTHNIYSPFPEEMNRKLTGCIAALDFAPTETSERNLLAENVPAEQIFVTGNTVIDALHHTVREDFQFEDELLKKIDFQNKRIILVTTHRRENLGEPMRHVYKALKQLTEEFADVEVVFPVHKNPKVREVVNEELGGLEKVHLIDPLDYEPFANLMSRAHLILTDSGGVQEEAPALGKPVLVLRDTTERPEAVAAGTVKLIGTDRERVYEEAKLLLTDEKEYSRMAESCNPYGDGEASRRIIQAILYHYGLADERPDVFMGSDK, from the coding sequence ATGGCAAACAAGAAAATCAAGGTGATGACTGTATTTGGCACCCGTCCGGAGGCCATCAAGATGGCTCCTATCGTGCTGGAACTCCAGAAGCACCCGGAGGAGATTACGCCGGTGGTGGCTGTGACAGCCCAGCACAGGGATATGCTTGACCAGGTACTGAACCTCTTCGAAATCAAGCCGGACCACGATCTGGACATCATGTCTGCCGGCCAGACCCTTTTTGACATCACCTCCAAGGCCATGATGGGCCTTGACAAGGTGCTGCAGGAGGAGAAGCCGGATATCGTGCTGGTACACGGTGATACCACCACTACCTTTGCAGGCGCCCTGGCGGCCTACTACCACCAGATTCCCGTGGGCCATGTGGAGGCAGGCCTCCGCACCCACAATATCTATTCTCCCTTCCCGGAGGAAATGAACCGCAAGCTCACGGGCTGCATCGCAGCTCTGGATTTTGCGCCCACGGAGACTTCTGAGCGCAATCTGCTGGCAGAGAATGTGCCTGCCGAGCAGATTTTCGTCACGGGCAATACGGTTATCGATGCCCTGCACCATACGGTGCGGGAGGATTTCCAGTTTGAAGATGAGCTACTGAAGAAAATCGACTTCCAGAACAAGCGCATCATCCTTGTAACTACCCATCGCCGTGAGAATCTGGGTGAGCCCATGCGTCATGTGTACAAGGCACTTAAGCAGCTCACCGAGGAGTTCGCCGATGTGGAGGTAGTCTTCCCCGTGCACAAGAACCCCAAGGTGCGGGAAGTGGTCAATGAAGAACTGGGGGGGCTTGAGAAAGTACACCTTATCGACCCCTTGGATTATGAGCCCTTTGCCAACCTCATGAGCAGGGCGCATCTGATCCTCACGGATTCCGGCGGAGTTCAGGAGGAGGCTCCGGCTCTGGGCAAGCCTGTGCTGGTGCTGCGGGATACCACCGAGCGCCCCGAGGCTGTGGCCGCAGGCACGGTTAAGCTCATCGGCACCGACCGTGAGCGCGTCTATGAGGAAGCAAAACTTCTCCTCACCGATGAAAAAGAATACAGCCGCATGGCTGAGTCCTGCAATCCCTATGGTGATGGCGAGGCCAGCCGCCGCATCATCCAGGCTATCCTCTATCATTATGGCCTGGCTGACGAGCGCCCGGACGTTTTCATGGGCAGCGATAAATAA
- a CDS encoding MraY family glycosyltransferase, whose translation MPDYMLAFIIAAGMALLVTPGVIFLAKKTGALDKPDARKVHKNPIPRIGGLGIYLAFMAAMTAVLVLVSVDAEVQQEIIGLMVSGTLIVVIGLIDDYTNLPAKVKLLGQIIAACVLVIGFDVRIDFITDPFGDYLFLEYLAVPATLFWIVGLTNTVNLIDGLDGLAAGVSSIAAVTIFLVALQQGFMLVAVLTAALAGAAFGFLYYNFNPARIFMGDSGSMFLGFMLAGISVIGAVKSAATIALIVPILALGLPIMDTTFAIVRRYRGGVPIFKPDKGHLHHRLLDLGFTQRQAVLLMYVISALLGLSAVALTEVSPQMSIAIVCVVISAVLFGAKKIGIFHLNDSAQQH comes from the coding sequence ATGCCGGATTATATGTTGGCGTTCATCATTGCCGCCGGAATGGCTCTGCTGGTGACGCCTGGGGTTATCTTTTTGGCAAAGAAAACCGGGGCTCTTGACAAGCCCGATGCCCGCAAAGTGCATAAGAATCCCATTCCCCGCATTGGGGGGCTGGGCATTTACCTGGCCTTCATGGCAGCTATGACGGCTGTGCTGGTGCTGGTGAGCGTGGATGCTGAGGTACAGCAGGAAATCATTGGCCTGATGGTCAGCGGCACGCTGATTGTGGTCATTGGCCTTATCGATGATTATACCAATTTGCCTGCCAAGGTGAAGCTCTTGGGACAGATTATCGCCGCCTGCGTGCTGGTGATTGGCTTTGATGTGAGGATTGATTTCATTACTGACCCCTTTGGGGATTATCTCTTCCTTGAGTATCTGGCTGTGCCTGCTACCTTGTTCTGGATTGTGGGCCTGACCAATACGGTGAATCTGATTGACGGCCTGGACGGCCTGGCAGCGGGGGTCTCCTCCATTGCGGCTGTCACCATCTTCCTGGTGGCCCTGCAGCAGGGCTTCATGCTGGTGGCCGTGCTGACGGCGGCTCTGGCCGGGGCTGCCTTTGGCTTCCTTTACTATAACTTCAATCCTGCCCGCATCTTCATGGGGGATTCTGGCAGCATGTTCCTGGGCTTTATGTTGGCTGGCATTTCCGTCATCGGGGCGGTGAAGAGCGCAGCTACCATCGCCCTCATCGTGCCCATCCTGGCATTGGGGCTGCCCATCATGGACACCACTTTTGCCATTGTGCGCCGCTACCGTGGGGGAGTGCCCATCTTCAAGCCGGACAAGGGTCATCTGCATCATCGTCTGCTGGATCTGGGCTTCACCCAGCGTCAGGCAGTGCTCTTGATGTACGTCATCAGCGCCCTGCTGGGTCTCAGCGCTGTGGCTCTCACGGAGGTCAGCCCCCAGATGTCCATCGCTATTGTGTGCGTGGTTATTTCGGCAGTGCTCTTTGGGGCCAAGAAAATCGGTATTTTCCATTTGAATGATTCTGCCCAGCAGCACTGA